The sequence TCGAAGGTGACGCCGGATTTAAAGTCCGTCGCCACCTGCGGCCAGTTTTGATGGAACTCATCCAGCGCCGGGGTCAGCCACTGAATACAGCTGTGACACTCAATCGCCAGACGCAGCGTGGCCTGGTGCGGTTCATGACACGCCTGTAGCGCCTGCTGAATCTGCGGCAACACCTGCTCGGCCAACTGCAACAGGATCTCTCCCTGCGGCGTAAAGCGCAGCGGCTGGCTTTTACGCACAAATAGCCTGAACCCAAGACGCTGCTCCAGATCGCTGAACTGGTGTGATAACGCCGACTGGGTTTGATGCAGCGCGGCGGCGGCGGCGGCCAACGACCCCGTATTGCGCAGCGCTTGCAGCGTTCGCAGGTGTTTAAGTTCGATCATGAGAGTCCTTCACAGTGACAGTGAATAAATTGCGCTTGTGCATTATACACTACCTGCGGATTATGGATGTGTAAACATCTGGACGGCTAAATGAGGAATTAACGATGACCATCTTAAATCACACACTGGGTTTTCCGCGCGTTGGATTACGACGTGAACTGAAAAAAGCGCAGGAAAGCTATTGGGCAGGCAACGCAACCCGGGAAGAGTTGCTGGCCGTTGGACGCGATCTTCGGGCGCGTCACTGGCAGCAACAAAAGGATGCGGGCGTCGATCTGCTGCCGGTGGGTGATTTCGCCTGGTACGATCATGTCCTCACCACCAGCCTGTTGCTGGGGAACGTACCGGCCCGTCATCAGAATGCCGATGGCTCGGTCGATCTGGACACGCTGTTCCGCATCGGCCGCGGACGCGCGCCGACCGGCGAACCCGCCGCCGCCGCCGAGATGACCAAATGGTTCAACACCAACTATCACTACATGGTGCCGGAATTCACCCAGGGCCAGCAGTTCAAACTGACCTGGACGCAGCTGCTGGACGAAGTAGACGAAGCGCTGGCGCTGGGCCACAAGGTGAAGCCCGTGCTGCTGGGGCCGGTCACCTACCTGTGGCTGGGTAAGGTAAAAGGCGCGCCGTTCGATCGCCTGTCGCTGCTGCCGGAGATTCTGCCGGTCTATCGGCAGGTGCTGGCCGAGCTGGCTAAACGCGGCATCGAATGGGTACAGATCGATGAGCCGGCGCTGGTGCTGGAGCTGCCGCCAGAGTGGCTGGCGGCGTTCCAACCGGCGTACGATGCGCTGCAAGGACCGGTGAAACTGTTGCTGACCACCTATTTCGACAGCATCGGCCAGAATCTGGATACCGTCAAAGCGCTGCCGGTACAGGGGCTGCATGTCGATCTGGTGCACGGCAAGGACGACGCGGCGACGTTGCATCAACAATTGCCCGCCGACTGGCTGCTGTCGCTGGGGGTGATTAACGGGCGCAACGTCTGGCGCGCCGACCTGAGCGCCTGGTTTGAACGCCTGCAACCGCTGGCGGGCAAACGCAATCTGTGGCTGGGAAGCTCCTGCTCTTTGCTGCACAGCCCGATCGATTTAAGCGTCGAAACGCGTCTGGATGATGAGGTGAAAAGCTGGTTTGCTTTCGCCATCCAGAAATGTGCGGAGCTGTCTCTGCTCGCCCAGGCGCTGAACGGCGGCGATGGTCAGGCGCTGGATGTGTACAGCGCGCCGATTCGCGCTCGCCGTACGTCCACCCGCGTAAACAACCCGGCGGTGGAGCGGCGTCTGGCCGCCATCACTGCGCAGGATAGTCAGCGTCAGAGCGCTTACCCGCTGCGCGCCGCGGCTCAGCGCGAACGCTTCAAGCTGCCGGCATGGCCGACCACCACCATCGGCTCTTTCCCGCAAACCACGGAAATTCGCGGCCTGCGTCTGGACTTCAAGCAAGGGCGTCTGGACGGCAACAACTACCGCACCGGCATCTCCGAGCATATCAAGCAGGCGGTGGTCGAGCAGGAACGTCTGGGACTGGACGTGCTGGTGCACGGCGAAGCCGAGCGTAACGATATGGTGGAGTATTTCGGCGAGCATCTGGACGGCTTCGTCTTTACCCAGAACGGCTGGGTGCAGAGCTATGGCTCCCGCTGCGTGAAGCCGCCGGTGATTATCGGCGACGTCAGCCGCCCGCGGGCCATTACCGTTGAGTGGGCGAAATACGCCCAGTCGCTGACCGACAAGCCGATGAAGGGCATGCTTACCGGCCCGGTGACCATTCTGTGCTGGTCTTTCCCGCGCGAAGACGTAACGCGTGAAACCATCGCCAAACAGATTGCGCTGGCGCTGCGCGACGAAGTGGCCGATCTGGAAAAAGCGGGCATCGGCATTATTCAGATCGATGAACCCGCCCTGCGTGAAGGTCTGCCGCTGCGCCGTTCCGACTGGGATGCCTATCTGGCATGGGCGGTGGACGCTTTCCGTCTGAATGCCGCCGTGGCGCAAGACGATACGCAGATCCACACCCATATGTGTTACTGCGAGTTCAACGACATTATGGATTCCATCGCCGCGCTGGACGCCGATGTGATCACCATTGAAACCTCGCGTTCCGATATGGAGCTGCTGGAGTCGTTTGAAGAGTTTGAGTATCCGAACGAAATCGGCCCGGGCGTGTATGATATCCACTCGCCGAACGTCCCGAGCGTGGAGTGGATCGAAGCGTTGCTGAAGAAAGCGGCGCAGCGCATCCCGGCGCAACGTCTGTGGGTTAACCCGGACTGCGGTCTGAAAACCCGCGGCTGGCCGGAAACCCGCCAGGCGCTGGCCAACATGGTTGAGGCGGCACGGCGTCTGCGCGACGCGCGCTAAGCCGGTAACGTTAACGATCGATGACAGGGAGGCGCTGCCTCCCTTTTTCATGCCTGGAAATAGCGGGTTTTGTGTCTGCCGCGAGGAATATCAACGGCTAAAGAATCTACAATAACGGAACCAAAACGGCGCAAAGGCGGTGTTGATAACGCTTATTAGTGATGTGTATCACAATTTTATGTATGTTGAGTTTCTGTTTCTTTTTTATGAGTGATGGTCATCACTAAAAATCGCCTGGTAATAGGCTAAAGTTTTTTCCTTATTTCCTCTGATCACTCGACTCATTGCCTGGGAGGGCGGTTATGTCCAAATCTGATGTGTTTCATCTCGGTCTGACAAAGCCTGATTTACAGGGCGCGACGCTGGCGATTGTGCCGGGCGACCCTGAGCGCGTGGAAAAAATAGCCCGTCTGCTGGATAACCCGGTCCCTCTGGCGTCGCACCGTGAATTTACCTCCTGGCGCGGCGAACTGGAAGGCAAGCCGATTATCGTCTGCTCCACCGGCATTGGCGGCCCGTCAACGTCGATTGCGGTGGAGGAGCTGGCGCAGCTGGGCGTTCGCACCTTCCTGCGGGTGGGGACGACCGGGGCGATCCAGCCGGGTATCAACGTGGGGGATGTGCTGGTGACGACCGCGGCGGTACGGCTCGACGGCGCCAGCCTGCATTTCGCGCCGCTGGAATTTCCGGCGGTGGCCGATTTTGACTGCACCACCGCCCTGGTCGAGGCGGCAAAGGCGTCCGGCGCGGCGCTGCACGTTGGCGTGACCGCATCATCCGATACGTTTTACCCCGGCCAGGAGCGTTATGATACCTTTTCAGGCCGCGTGGTGCGCCGTTTCCAGGGATCGATGGAAGAGTGGCAAAGCATGGGGGTGCTGAATTATGAAATGGAATCCGCCACCTTGCTGACGATGTGCGCCAGCCAGGGGCTGCGCGCCGGGATGATTGCCGGGGTGATTGTCAATCGCACCCAGCAGGAAATTCCCGATGTCGCCACCATGAAGCTGGCTGAAACCACGGTGGTCAAGGTTCTGCTGGACGCCACCCGTCGCCTGCTGGCTCGTGCATAAACGGTATTACCGCATGTCGGGCCGGCGATGGGCAATGCCGGCCCGTTTCCCGGCCTGCCCTTTATGACCACCGCAAGGAGATGTATGACCGAACCCACGCTACTCCATCCTTCCCTGGTTCCGCTGGACGGCGGGATCAATTTTCGCGATCTGGGCGGCAATCGGACGGCGGACGGGCGGCTTATCCGCCGCGGCAAGCTATTTCGAGCCGGTTCGCTGGATTTATTGACGCCGGCGGACTGCGAACGCCTGGCCGGCGTGCCCGTCGCCGATGTTCTCGACTACCGCGATCCGGATGAAATCGCCCTCAAGCCCGATATCCTGTGGCCCGGCGCGAACTACCATCCGTTCCCCGCCAACCCGCTGCGGCACGAAGTCACGGCGAATCTGGATTCTTTGGGATCGGAGGTGCTGGAGTCCTTCGACTCGCGGGCCTTTATGCTGGAACTTTATCGCCGTTTGCCTTTCGATAATTCCGCCTATCGCCAACTGGCGTCGCTGCTGTTGCAGCCGGATAACGGCGCGCTGGTACAGCACTGCGCGGTGGGTAAAGACCGCACCGGTCTGGGATCGGCGCTGGTGATGCTGGCGCTGGGGGTTGATGAGCAAACGGTGATTGAAGATTATCTGCTGACCGAAACCACGCTGACGCCATTCAGGCAGCAGTTGCTGACGCATCTGGCGCAGACCCTGAGCGAGAAAGCGCTGGTGCGGTTTTCCTATGTGCTGTCGGTTAAGGAAGAGTTTATCGTCACGGCGCTGCGGGCGATTAATGAACGCCACGGTTCGGTTAACGGCTGGATGGAGGCGGAGTACGGGC comes from Brenneria nigrifluens DSM 30175 = ATCC 13028 and encodes:
- the metE gene encoding 5-methyltetrahydropteroyltriglutamate--homocysteine S-methyltransferase, which gives rise to MTILNHTLGFPRVGLRRELKKAQESYWAGNATREELLAVGRDLRARHWQQQKDAGVDLLPVGDFAWYDHVLTTSLLLGNVPARHQNADGSVDLDTLFRIGRGRAPTGEPAAAAEMTKWFNTNYHYMVPEFTQGQQFKLTWTQLLDEVDEALALGHKVKPVLLGPVTYLWLGKVKGAPFDRLSLLPEILPVYRQVLAELAKRGIEWVQIDEPALVLELPPEWLAAFQPAYDALQGPVKLLLTTYFDSIGQNLDTVKALPVQGLHVDLVHGKDDAATLHQQLPADWLLSLGVINGRNVWRADLSAWFERLQPLAGKRNLWLGSSCSLLHSPIDLSVETRLDDEVKSWFAFAIQKCAELSLLAQALNGGDGQALDVYSAPIRARRTSTRVNNPAVERRLAAITAQDSQRQSAYPLRAAAQRERFKLPAWPTTTIGSFPQTTEIRGLRLDFKQGRLDGNNYRTGISEHIKQAVVEQERLGLDVLVHGEAERNDMVEYFGEHLDGFVFTQNGWVQSYGSRCVKPPVIIGDVSRPRAITVEWAKYAQSLTDKPMKGMLTGPVTILCWSFPREDVTRETIAKQIALALRDEVADLEKAGIGIIQIDEPALREGLPLRRSDWDAYLAWAVDAFRLNAAVAQDDTQIHTHMCYCEFNDIMDSIAALDADVITIETSRSDMELLESFEEFEYPNEIGPGVYDIHSPNVPSVEWIEALLKKAAQRIPAQRLWVNPDCGLKTRGWPETRQALANMVEAARRLRDAR
- the udp gene encoding uridine phosphorylase; translated protein: MSKSDVFHLGLTKPDLQGATLAIVPGDPERVEKIARLLDNPVPLASHREFTSWRGELEGKPIIVCSTGIGGPSTSIAVEELAQLGVRTFLRVGTTGAIQPGINVGDVLVTTAAVRLDGASLHFAPLEFPAVADFDCTTALVEAAKASGAALHVGVTASSDTFYPGQERYDTFSGRVVRRFQGSMEEWQSMGVLNYEMESATLLTMCASQGLRAGMIAGVIVNRTQQEIPDVATMKLAETTVVKVLLDATRRLLARA
- a CDS encoding tyrosine-protein phosphatase → MTEPTLLHPSLVPLDGGINFRDLGGNRTADGRLIRRGKLFRAGSLDLLTPADCERLAGVPVADVLDYRDPDEIALKPDILWPGANYHPFPANPLRHEVTANLDSLGSEVLESFDSRAFMLELYRRLPFDNSAYRQLASLLLQPDNGALVQHCAVGKDRTGLGSALVMLALGVDEQTVIEDYLLTETTLTPFRQQLLTHLAQTLSEKALVRFSYVLSVKEEFIVTALRAINERHGSVNGWMEAEYGLDKRARQFLQDKYLA